From the genome of Medicago truncatula cultivar Jemalong A17 chromosome 2, MtrunA17r5.0-ANR, whole genome shotgun sequence:
caaacaatgtGTTAGTTACCGCAAACCTATCTTGGATACCTCAAAATCATCGATCTGACAGGCCTCTGCCGCCGCTGTTGCAACCACCACCATTAACTACAACTCTCATTCCCTTCGTTAAACTCACCGGCGATGGAGAAGATGAGCGTGTATCTGCCTGAAGAAGTGATAAAGGAAATCCTTCTGAGGTTGCCGGTGAAGACTTTACTACGCTGCAGGTGTGTCTGTAAGTTATGGCTTTCTATCATCTCTCATCCTCATTTTTCAACTTCACATTTTCAACTTGCTGCCTCTCCCACACATAAAATAATGGTCTTCAAAGCTGCTTCTGCTTATACTCAACCCCTATCCATAGATTTTAACGATGATGATTCTTCTTATCGTTCATTAAGCCTTGATTTTAAGCCTCGCCCAACCTTCCCTGAAATTATTAAAGGTTCTTGTAGAGGGTTTCTTCTATTATTGAACCGTTACGATTGCCTCTACCTGTGGAATCCAACCACCCGTCTCAAACAACAAATACCTGACTCTCCTAAAACTCGTTTCTGCAATAATCATGTTATCAACTTTCTGTATGCCTTGGCATACGAACCGTCAATGATTACTTGGTAGTTTTGGGGTCCTACAAAGTTGATGATCACTTGGAGCCTGTACCTAGTTCAATTGACTTGAAGATTTTCTCATTGAGAGCTCATAAATGGAAACAAATTGAGGTTGCTTCTCATTTGCCTTATATCATTACTGATGTCTATGAATTTCGGCCCAGAGTCGGGTCGTTCTTAAATGGGGCTATTCATTGGCTGGTTCATAATTCTGAGACCAACCGGGATGTTATTATTGCCCTTGATTTAAAGGAAACAACAATGTCAGAGATAGCTCTTCCAGATGATTATAATATTCTTTATGCTTCTCGTTTAGAATTTGATGTGTTGGTACTTAACGGGCTTATCGGTGTATGGGTTGCAAATAGGGTTACAATTAAGATATGGATGATGCAAGAATACGCTGTCCATTCATCTTGGACTTTTTATATGCATTCCGCTCCTCAACACAATGATTTTTCCCTAATAACATGCTTTACAAATTATAATGGAAATGGATTGAAGAAGTTCAACGACAAAGGACAGCTGCTAGAGCATCAATTCTATTCATCATCGTATAAAAAGAACGTGGCCATGTATACAGAGTCTATGCTTTCACTCCCTAGCGGCATTGATCAAGCTTAAGAAGATGACAAGTGTGGtgataacaaataaaaagaatgtTATTGTGAAACATTCGCAGTTACCCAttttcttgatatatatatatatatatatatatatatatatatgaactcTTGGTATCTCATGAAACATGAGTGGTGATAGGCAAAATAGTGAAACTGCAACATCAAAAATAGATTTGAGAGTAAAGTTGTCACATGAACATCATCTTCAACTTATTCCATcatttatgttttatcttttacAGTATTTAATATGCTATTGTTTGTGTTAATATTAAGCAATTCGTTTTCTTCGATCGTTCCCACTCCGTAATAATGTGTTTCCTTCCTTTCTTCTATTGGGATTTTTTGGTGGAAGACatgattcaaaaaaaatgttgcattgCATAATGATATGGAGTCAATTTTTAAGCTGTGAAAATCAGTTGACGATGGGTACTATTATGCGAAACGGATGCCATGTTATTGCATGTGATGTTTAATTTAGCCTATGATATGCATATAATTAGTTTATGTATAAATAAACACCAATAAGATTGTATTGATATTCTTGTAGACAAAGTTTCTGTCAAGATCTAATCTAAATCTTAACAAttccaaataatttttatttgatgggTAAGTAAAATACAGATTGAGGAGTTAAAAGATGAGTCATTTATCCTTAGCCATCTTTGGGATAAACATTTCTCCATAAGTTGAAAATGAAATGCAGAGCATAAAGATCAAGAATCTGTATCAATCTGGCATTTTAGAAGGATGTGGATTCCATTTGTAGGGATAGCGAAATAAATTCTGATGTGGATGTCATTAGTTGTATGTTCAAATGATTATCCTTTAATtggtgacttttttttttttgaaacagcaaAATATTATTCGCGTCGAGAATGTGCAAGACGCACAAAACTCGTGGCCGAGACAAGGATACAATAAGGTGCGCAAAACAGCACAGCTAAAAAGCAGAAAAAACTGAAAAGCACCCAGCCACACCACACAGGGAGGGAAAAAACAGACCCATAAGTTTCAAACGTCTCACTGCAAGACATGCAATAGAAATTATTTCACATCTTTCCTTACTTCTTCCATAAGAATTGTGGCTTCTAAAATCTGTGAGACTTGGATGTCCGTAAAATCTTTTCTTACTGTCAAACTGTTTTGACTTTTTAACTGTGATTATGGTTCCATCCGGCGACGTTCCTTTGTACACCATGCCATAACCCTCTTGACTGAGGAACCTATTCTCGTTGTAGATATCTGCTGCTCTTTGCAGCTCTATTTCTGTAAAAAGCTTTGCTATTTCTCCGTTTCCATAAGATGATAACTTCTATTGTAACAACTAGCCTTACATTTTGCCTGAATAGCTTTTCCTGATGAATACCAAGTAGCCTACTTGTTACCAACATCTAAATTTTGTGAgacaattttaataataatgtcCTTCGTTTTTTTATAATGATAACTTCTCTTGTAACTTGTCTGGAAAAAGTGGTGATGGGGCT
Proteins encoded in this window:
- the LOC11420224 gene encoding F-box/kelch-repeat protein At3g06240; this encodes MEKMSVYLPEEVIKEILLRLPVKTLLRCRCVCKLWLSIISHPHFSTSHFQLAASPTHKIMVFKAASAYTQPLSIDFNDDDSSYRSLSLDFKPRPTFPEIIKVLGSYKVDDHLEPVPSSIDLKIFSLRAHKWKQIEVASHLPYIITDVYEFRPRVGSFLNGAIHWLVHNSETNRDVIIALDLKETTMSEIALPDDYNILYASRLEFDVLVLNGLIGVWVANRVTIKIWMMQEYAVHSSWTFYMHSAPQHNDFSLITCFTNYNGNGLKKFNDKGQLLEHQFYSSSYKKNVAMYTESMLSLPSGIDQA